The following are encoded in a window of Legionella geestiana genomic DNA:
- a CDS encoding EAL domain-containing protein — MTNTSFQNSKKSFWLLNLVWLMVTLAIITAALYFNWRQTELQLTQVLARETEHAREQIDSLFSRILIPILRLPLEALHPEECHEALLPALSSIEFNNPNISGVVVSGLDGQVLCATISKATAGRVGHSETTRLHGPVTLDANDKPAFMLQSRQGNYYITIFVLQLLLERALTPDTPDTLATLLYDEGRHTTLLRVSDKNPLTGPEALAENEALRQIASRPTQSTTPEATRLQSVEKVLLYVSKNPENFNRQLIFSSSLLVLATLLLSALLYQAVRNMLKRRFSLEGLIQNGIRNHAFYPVYLPTFDLKNNAFCGAEMLARWQDAPEGVSLPNVFIPEAERSGLIVPMTLQLMETALADCKSLFEANAPFYLAINLSAGHFADRHFFDTLETLCKRHHVRPEQLMFEITERELFDTSNGELRKSMENLRAKGFQLAVDDFGTGHASIRYLQHFPFNYLKIDQSFIQAIGTGALTETLIVPIVDMARKLQLEIVAEGVETHAQCNYLKSLGITCMQGWLYSKPLHAKALNHLLEENRHA, encoded by the coding sequence TTGACCAATACAAGTTTCCAAAACAGCAAAAAATCATTCTGGCTCCTGAACCTTGTATGGCTCATGGTCACTCTCGCCATTATCACGGCAGCACTGTATTTTAACTGGAGGCAAACGGAACTGCAGCTTACGCAGGTTCTGGCGCGTGAAACCGAGCATGCCCGTGAACAGATTGACAGCCTTTTCTCGCGAATACTCATCCCTATTCTGCGTCTGCCACTTGAAGCACTCCATCCAGAGGAGTGCCATGAGGCACTGCTCCCGGCCCTAAGCTCAATTGAGTTTAACAATCCAAACATTTCCGGTGTGGTGGTGAGCGGTCTGGACGGCCAGGTACTGTGCGCCACAATATCCAAAGCCACAGCCGGTCGCGTGGGACACTCTGAAACGACACGGCTGCATGGCCCTGTTACCCTTGATGCCAACGACAAACCGGCTTTCATGCTGCAGAGCCGACAGGGTAACTATTACATCACTATTTTTGTCCTCCAGTTGCTGCTGGAGCGCGCGCTCACGCCGGACACGCCGGATACACTGGCGACCCTGCTCTATGACGAGGGACGCCATACTACGCTTTTGCGGGTCAGCGATAAAAACCCCCTGACAGGTCCTGAGGCGCTTGCCGAAAATGAAGCCCTCAGACAAATTGCCAGTCGCCCTACCCAGTCGACCACGCCCGAAGCCACTCGCCTTCAGTCGGTTGAAAAGGTGTTGCTCTATGTTTCCAAAAATCCTGAAAATTTCAATCGCCAGCTGATATTTTCCTCCTCCCTTCTGGTGCTTGCAACACTCCTGCTGTCTGCCCTGTTGTATCAAGCCGTGCGCAATATGCTTAAACGACGGTTTTCACTGGAGGGGCTAATACAGAATGGCATTCGTAACCATGCGTTTTATCCTGTTTACCTGCCAACCTTTGATCTTAAAAACAACGCCTTTTGCGGTGCTGAAATGCTGGCGCGCTGGCAGGACGCACCCGAGGGCGTAAGTCTGCCAAATGTATTTATACCTGAAGCTGAGCGCAGCGGCCTGATTGTTCCCATGACCCTGCAGCTCATGGAAACCGCACTTGCAGATTGCAAATCGCTTTTCGAAGCGAATGCCCCCTTTTATCTCGCCATTAATCTTTCAGCGGGACATTTTGCCGACAGGCACTTTTTTGACACGCTCGAAACCCTCTGTAAACGTCACCACGTTCGCCCCGAACAGCTTATGTTTGAAATCACTGAGCGCGAATTATTCGATACCAGCAATGGTGAACTTCGCAAGAGCATGGAAAATCTGCGGGCAAAAGGATTTCAACTGGCTGTGGATGATTTTGGAACAGGACATGCCAGCATCCGTTATTTGCAGCACTTTCCGTTTAATTATCTTAAGATTGATCAGTCTTTTATCCAGGCCATTGGCACGGGGGCGTTAACAGAAACGCTGATTGTACCTATTGTGGACATGGCGCGAAAATTACAGCTCGAAATAGTTGCCGAAGGGGTAGAAACACACGCACAATGTAATTATCTGAAATCGTTGGGAATTACCTGCATGCAGGGTTGGCTGTACTCAAAGCCGCTGCATGCCAAAGCCCTGAACCACCTTCTTGAGGAAAATCGCCATGCGTAA